A region from the bacterium genome encodes:
- a CDS encoding histidinol-phosphatase: protein MGLSPMKPSETREPTWLRIDLHAHTRFSPDAAMSPRELVERALEAGLDRIAVTDHGEIEGALEARAYAPEHVIVGEEIRCEGKTELIGLFLTERIPQDLPLEETVERIRAQGGLVYAPHPYAYAWRSRWHAARAMAVADIVEVFNSRAFYPPWNRRALEAARARGVAAAASTDAHFAHEIGRAFTEVPAFDGPDGLLRALAQGTPVGLTTASPFIHVASIGLKAVRRLAAPGRVAPDRQRSAAIQPLGAD, encoded by the coding sequence ATGGGTCTGTCGCCGATGAAGCCGAGCGAGACGAGAGAGCCGACGTGGCTCCGGATCGATCTCCACGCCCACACCCGCTTCTCGCCGGATGCGGCCATGTCGCCGAGGGAGCTGGTGGAGCGTGCGCTCGAGGCGGGCCTCGATCGCATTGCCGTGACGGACCACGGCGAGATCGAGGGCGCGCTCGAGGCGCGCGCGTACGCGCCCGAACACGTGATCGTGGGCGAGGAGATCCGGTGCGAGGGGAAGACGGAGCTGATCGGGTTGTTCCTGACGGAGCGGATCCCCCAGGACCTGCCCCTCGAGGAAACGGTGGAGCGCATCCGCGCCCAGGGCGGCCTGGTCTATGCGCCGCACCCCTACGCCTACGCGTGGCGCTCGCGGTGGCACGCCGCGCGCGCGATGGCCGTCGCGGACATCGTGGAGGTGTTCAACTCCCGCGCGTTCTACCCGCCCTGGAACCGGCGCGCGCTGGAGGCTGCACGGGCGCGCGGCGTCGCCGCTGCTGCGTCGACGGACGCGCACTTCGCGCACGAGATCGGCCGCGCGTTCACCGAGGTGCCGGCGTTCGACGGCCCCGACGGCCTGCTCCGCGCGCTCGCTCAGGGGACGCCGGTCGGCCTCACGACGGCGTCGCCCTTCATCCACGTGGCCTCGATCGGCCTCAAGGCCGTGCGACGGCTCGCGGCGCCCGGCCGCGTCGCGCCGGACCGGCAGCGCTCGGCCGCGATCCAGCCGCTGGGCGCGGACTGA
- a CDS encoding ATP-binding protein produces MREAPVGRVVGTERRPNTPHEFHFWTAEQSAVGIGALVRVDVGGPQPRRVYGVVVDGASYTDLETPLHDYIGLEGDPAMTVPAPTERPEIRLYTAAVLRHEPPEPLQPVSAGPVYLATDEDVRVALRMDAYAKPGGTAIPVGLYTTGGLEAPIYLDADFLLGPEAAHLNITGVSGLATKTSAVLFLLASIFEHLPPSKGSVAALCFNVKGPDLLFLDQPGELTEEDRRMYERLGVPPEPFKNVHYYAPYKPDGYNLNTLRTHEALTHNVSPLVWGLEQILKFAEVLLTREDVDAKADALIEFIRERVVGREMGPEQGVTRHHLVRTFQDLEDWFEDVLWTCEQNSRENWRTHHVATIRKVRNRLLNLSTRAKGLVSNDATVSDLPWGAFQDRHLYVIDVANVEPEAQDLIFARVVTEARERLERKALGVDHLIVFVDELNKYAPADGHDTYVRKMLLDVSERGRYLGLVLFGAQQFRSQVHKRVVGNAGTGLYGRMDMDELATPGYSVLSPATKSKLATLSKGELMVRHPHFTQPIFVRFPRPAALTGRQGVERFAPEADLPLEEAVVRQLRRLDRRIPVTEVKDLIAGRDEAEVLTALHRTQQVKPADVLAFFRSCLKKKVPRQVVPAGGAPHRGVPVVDDPYA; encoded by the coding sequence ATGCGAGAGGCACCCGTCGGCCGCGTGGTGGGCACGGAGCGCCGGCCCAACACGCCGCACGAGTTCCACTTCTGGACCGCGGAGCAGTCCGCGGTCGGGATCGGCGCGCTGGTTCGCGTGGATGTGGGCGGTCCGCAGCCGCGCCGGGTGTACGGCGTGGTCGTGGATGGGGCGAGCTACACCGACCTCGAGACGCCGCTCCACGACTACATCGGGCTGGAGGGCGACCCCGCGATGACGGTGCCCGCGCCCACGGAGCGGCCGGAGATCCGGCTGTACACGGCGGCGGTGCTCAGGCACGAGCCGCCGGAGCCGCTCCAGCCCGTGTCCGCGGGGCCGGTCTACCTCGCCACGGATGAAGACGTGCGCGTCGCGCTGCGCATGGACGCGTACGCGAAGCCGGGCGGCACGGCGATCCCGGTGGGGCTCTACACGACGGGCGGGCTCGAGGCGCCGATCTATCTGGACGCCGATTTCCTGCTGGGCCCCGAGGCGGCGCACCTGAACATCACGGGTGTGAGCGGCCTGGCGACCAAGACCTCCGCCGTCCTGTTCCTGCTGGCGAGCATCTTCGAGCACCTGCCGCCGAGCAAGGGCAGCGTCGCGGCGCTGTGCTTCAACGTGAAGGGGCCGGACCTGCTGTTCCTCGACCAGCCGGGCGAGCTGACGGAGGAGGACCGGCGCATGTACGAGCGGCTGGGCGTGCCGCCCGAGCCGTTCAAGAACGTCCACTACTACGCGCCGTACAAGCCGGACGGCTACAACCTGAACACGCTGCGCACCCACGAGGCGCTGACCCACAACGTCTCGCCGCTGGTCTGGGGACTGGAGCAGATCCTGAAGTTCGCCGAGGTGCTGCTCACCCGCGAGGACGTGGACGCCAAGGCGGACGCGCTGATCGAGTTCATCCGCGAGCGCGTGGTGGGGCGCGAGATGGGGCCCGAACAGGGCGTGACGCGCCACCATCTCGTACGCACGTTCCAGGACCTGGAGGATTGGTTCGAGGACGTGCTGTGGACGTGCGAGCAGAACAGCCGCGAGAACTGGCGCACGCACCACGTCGCGACGATCCGCAAGGTGCGCAACCGGCTGCTCAACCTGTCCACGCGCGCGAAGGGGCTGGTCTCGAACGACGCAACGGTGAGCGATCTGCCGTGGGGCGCGTTCCAGGACCGGCACCTGTACGTGATCGACGTCGCGAACGTCGAGCCGGAGGCGCAGGACCTGATCTTCGCACGGGTCGTGACGGAGGCGCGGGAACGGCTCGAGCGCAAGGCGCTGGGGGTGGACCACCTGATCGTCTTCGTGGACGAATTGAACAAGTACGCGCCGGCGGATGGGCACGACACCTACGTCCGCAAGATGCTGCTGGACGTGAGCGAGCGCGGCCGCTACCTCGGGCTGGTGTTGTTCGGGGCGCAGCAGTTCCGCAGTCAGGTGCACAAGCGCGTGGTGGGCAACGCCGGCACCGGGCTCTACGGGCGGATGGACATGGACGAGCTGGCGACGCCCGGTTACAGCGTGCTCTCGCCGGCGACGAAGTCGAAGCTCGCGACGCTGAGCAAGGGTGAGCTGATGGTGCGGCACCCGCACTTCACGCAGCCCATCTTCGTGCGCTTCCCGCGCCCCGCGGCGCTGACGGGGCGACAGGGCGTGGAGCGCTTCGCGCCGGAGGCGGATCTGCCGTTGGAGGAGGCGGTCGTGCGGCAGCTCCGGCGGCTGGACCGTCGCATCCCGGTCACCGAGGTGAAGGACCTGATCGCCGGGCGCGACGAGGCCGAGGTGCTGACGGCGTTGCACCGCACCCAGCAGGTCAAGCCCGCGGACGTGCTGGCGTTCTTCCGGAGCTGCCTCAAGAAGAAGGTCCCGCGCCAGGTCGTGCCGGCCGGAGGGGCGCCGCACCGTGGCGTGCCGGTGGTGGACGACCCGTATGCGTGA
- a CDS encoding insulinase family protein yields the protein MILRETPSPAGRQTAPGRWPAMRAACALVAACIALAPRPASAQYGQDLPVVERMLPNGLRLLALRREGAPTVAFVMQYRVGAVQERDGETGIAHLLEHMLFKGTTTIGTRDHAAELELFARIDAIQDSIVALRAERADASAPARSRGTASCGPSAEEPPEDPRIQRLAARLKALEDSARAFVVANEFDRILTRHGARGLNASTTYEATTYYVELPANRARLWFALEADRLRNPVMREFYAERDVVAEERRMRVESDPGGRLWECFMATAYTVHPYGRPVVGTMQDIQNFTRRQAEEYFRRYYGPNNAVVAVVGDIEPDSILAWGERYLGTIPAGEPARRVEVREPEQRGERRVSIEFDAEPQLLMGWHIPEPDHPDYPALTVLAHILTGGTTSRLHRRMVLEERVAVVVSASIQPGGMDPQLLVIGAAPAEGHTTAELERLIDEEIARLQTDPPDTLELGRIHNQLEAGEIRRLRSNLGLAFQLAGSASAYDGDWRATFRFTERLLAVEAADVQRVARTYLRPENRTVAVLVSTKRQSEERRER from the coding sequence ATGATTCTACGAGAGACGCCATCGCCGGCCGGACGCCAGACGGCGCCGGGGCGGTGGCCCGCGATGCGGGCGGCGTGCGCGCTGGTCGCCGCCTGCATCGCTCTCGCGCCGAGGCCCGCATCGGCGCAGTACGGGCAGGACCTCCCGGTGGTGGAGCGCATGCTGCCGAACGGGCTGCGACTGCTGGCGCTCCGGCGCGAAGGCGCGCCGACGGTCGCCTTCGTCATGCAGTACCGCGTGGGCGCGGTGCAGGAGCGGGACGGCGAGACGGGGATCGCGCACCTCCTCGAGCACATGCTGTTCAAGGGGACCACGACCATCGGCACCCGCGATCACGCCGCCGAGCTCGAGCTCTTCGCCCGCATCGATGCGATCCAGGATTCGATCGTGGCGCTCCGCGCGGAGCGCGCGGACGCGTCTGCTCCGGCCAGGAGCCGGGGGACCGCGTCGTGCGGCCCATCGGCGGAAGAGCCACCCGAGGACCCGCGGATCCAGCGTCTCGCCGCGCGGCTGAAGGCGCTCGAGGACAGCGCCCGCGCCTTCGTCGTCGCCAACGAGTTCGACCGGATCCTCACGCGCCACGGCGCGCGGGGGCTGAACGCGTCCACGACCTACGAGGCGACGACGTACTACGTCGAACTCCCGGCCAACCGGGCGCGGCTCTGGTTCGCGCTGGAAGCGGACCGGCTGCGCAACCCGGTCATGCGCGAGTTCTACGCCGAACGCGATGTGGTGGCCGAGGAGCGGCGCATGCGCGTCGAGAGCGACCCGGGCGGCCGGCTGTGGGAGTGCTTCATGGCCACCGCCTACACGGTGCACCCGTACGGCCGCCCGGTGGTCGGCACGATGCAGGACATCCAGAACTTCACGCGCCGGCAGGCGGAGGAGTACTTCCGCCGCTACTACGGACCGAACAACGCCGTGGTGGCCGTGGTCGGCGACATCGAGCCGGACAGCATCCTGGCGTGGGGCGAGCGGTACCTGGGAACGATCCCCGCCGGCGAGCCGGCGCGGCGCGTCGAGGTGAGGGAACCCGAGCAGCGGGGTGAACGCCGCGTCAGCATCGAGTTCGACGCCGAGCCGCAGCTCCTGATGGGGTGGCACATCCCCGAGCCCGACCATCCGGACTACCCGGCCCTCACGGTCCTGGCGCACATCCTCACCGGCGGCACCACGAGCCGGCTGCACCGGCGCATGGTGCTGGAGGAGCGCGTAGCGGTCGTCGTGTCTGCCTCGATCCAGCCGGGCGGGATGGATCCGCAGCTCCTCGTGATCGGCGCGGCGCCGGCGGAGGGGCACACCACGGCGGAGCTGGAGCGGCTGATCGACGAGGAGATCGCACGCCTGCAGACCGATCCGCCCGACACGCTGGAGCTCGGCCGCATCCACAACCAGCTGGAGGCGGGGGAGATCCGGCGCCTCCGCTCGAACCTGGGGCTGGCCTTCCAGCTCGCCGGGTCCGCGAGCGCGTACGACGGAGACTGGCGCGCCACGTTCCGCTTCACCGAGCGGCTCCTCGCCGTGGAGGCGGCGGATGTGCAGCGCGTGGCACGGACCTATCTCCGGCCCGAGAACCGGACGGTGGCGGTGCTGGTGTCGACCAAGCGGCAGTCGGAGGAGCGCCGTGAGCGGTAG